Part of the Plasmodium vinckei vinckei genome assembly, chromosome: PVVCY_13 genome, ATGtcaacaaaataaaagcaAGTTAACTTTTCTTTagatttaaatttatttttaatataaatattaaagagGTCATCCTCATGGTTCTCTTTTTGTTTGATttgttttgaaaaaaaatcattagTTAAATTATTGGAATATTCTTTGGAACTTTGAATAATTGCTTCTTCATCTGACTCATCCTTTTCTACATCCTCTAATAAGTATGTAGAAAAATTTGTTGACATTTtaatatctatattttcaaaattattatcatttctTCCGTATTCATCGTGTGAAAATGTGGTGttatctttttcattttcctcATAAAATTTGTCAAAAcaattgtatattatattatcttcatttttatataagttataaaaataaaagtaaccATTTAAACTAGTTAATCCAATGTTTTgtaatgaattatttaatttacaaGAACTTATACTACCACTAGTATGAGTGGTATGAATAATCATTTTAAGttttaaatcatatatgtgtatacaTCCTGATATTGTagtaataattaataaataatcttctaattcattatataaatatatatgtgatttttttttattttttttacttatcCACACAATCGATTTTATAGTCCCtttattatcaaataaatttgcttttaataaaaaaacaaaattctttccataaaatttatatatatatataattccaAAAGAATCACATATACTCATATATGACTTACATGGTGATAAATCTATATTTActatttctcttttttcatttttataaaatttgaaatCAGTTAAACTTAGATATACTTTGTTTGAATTTTTACTCAAcccatttattaaattatttcccGGATGACAATCATCCCTTCTTATACAATCAACTCCAATCATTTCAAAATTcttatatatctatatgcTTGTCCTTTGTTAATACCACCTTAAACTATTATCTAttctatttttactttgtaatatatatgtattatatatatttaatttttatgtttgtttttttttatcattttatgCAAATATGTTTGTGTTTTATtctgaaaaataaaaaaaagttatgtATATCAATTGTTTTATACAAcggatatataaaacattgCTTATGGCGTTTTCGcgtattttccttttttatagcattatatttgtttatttatctatctacattttttagcattttttagcattttttagtattttttagtattttttaatattttttattttatttttaaacaacAATTTTGTAGGAAGCAAATCCgatattttacaaataataaaacatatgcaaataaataatagtaataataatatagtatgtgtttttttttattaaataatatatacagcgccacttaaaaaaaaaaaaaaaaaattgaaaggaagcaaaaggaaaataaacatatccTTAATATTGCAAAattagtttatttttattttcaaatttaaaaaaaactaaataAGTATACTATACAATATAATAGCGTATGGCAAGTTTGCTACATTATATGtaagttttttattttttgacaacatatatatatgcatatattttacaaagtGCTTTAAAAATAGCATAATTCAAGCAACATAGTACATGTTTAAAATGAacataatatgaaaaaaaatgaaaaaaggcAAATAGTTTGccctattttatataattaattcaaATGGCATGAATAAAGGTCAACCttaaaaagagaaaaggatatacaaaaaagCGATTATGCATGTGCATACATATTTACTACAATAAGGtggtataaataataaaccaAACAAATGttgacataaaaaatagataaatatttattatacttaatttaaaagaatatatttccTAAATTAATCTCTCCCTCTTATTCGTCTAGCTAAATGTATGTCCTTAGGCATGAGAGTCACTCTGTTTGCATGTAGTGaacataaatatgcatCTTCAAATAAGCTAACTAAATATGCTTCCGAAGCCGTTTGAAGAGCTAATAAAGCTTCAGGAGTATAACGAAATTGGCTATCTGgtaattcatataattttgttatttctTTAACTACTCTTACAAATGGTATTTTAGGTATTAATAATTGAGTTGTTGCTTGATAAGCTCGAATTTCTTTTAATGCTAATACACCAGGTCTATATCTATGTGGTCTTCTAATACGACTTTTATTTAAACCTTTTTGTGTCATATTCCCTGAattacttttattatttatatttgttccTTTAGACCCAATTTGGTTATGTGTTGATTTATTTACCATTGGATTATTTGCGAGCATATTAAACATATGCGTATGTGTGTTTATAGGGGTATGGTTAGTTACACTCTTTTTTGTCCTCgccattttatttatatgatttataaggtttatatttatcaattAGTAAGGGGCATACATGTGCATGTATATTCGTGTTAATACACTAGCTTGCCTTATTGGCATATGTTTTTagtaaacataaaatatattattcataaaaGAATATACTATATTCTAATTAGTTCCAAAACAAAAGTTGAAATATGTAAGTATAAAGAAAAActtaatgaaataatacgACAAAGGGGGGTTATACATTTAATGGGTGTTTATGTGttactaaaaataatatattattttccccataaatgtatacaatacattttttcatttttcactttttccttttttatatcaaataatctttaaaattttcaaaatttcaaaaaaaaacaatttttatttttgcacATTTTTGGCAAACAATgaaaaacattaaaaatttagttagcaaaataaaaatattattgccatacaataaaatagtaaaatatatgaaataatataaaacaatataatataatatgataaaaaaaatattgcacTTTAATGAATGTTAAGTAATTTGAAACAGATTGaaacaatttaaaattacaaaaactTATAAGttttgtgtatttttttttcacctttattttttaccatattttttttttttggtctctaaaaaataaatatttacaaaatagtGTATGGATAAATATACTACTGTATTgatttttctatttataaaatatgatgtcatttaatatatgatttGAATAGTTATTGATTTAaatgtttaaataaatacagaCAGATATTGTGTATATGTATGCGCACATAtgtgaataataattatttccaAATTTACATAAAGTTTTATACTAACAAAAGTTAGCATAAAATAATAGGAATTAacaacatatatacattagtCTAAAATAGTATTAGTAtttcacatttttaatcttcaaataaatcaatGTTGTAActatcattttattttctataaacAAATACCGTTTAATAATTTCCCGCCGTAAATATTcgtaatattttaatataagttttgaaaaaaaaaaaaaaaaaaaaaaaaaatagctatctagctaaataatataatttatttggaaacaacaaaatgaaggaaataaattatgtgACAAACATaggtataatatattatactgTTTAAAAGGGGTGTATACAAATAGGAAATTGaaaagttatttttttctgcaTTATCTATACATATTCCGTTGGTATTATCATATGAtgtataaacatatatatggttatttttataaatatgcaactttttttttcgtttcccatgaaataatattttaaaacgGATTAAATATAGCCAATCggttaaatattaaaaatatttttgaaaaaaaaaaattatcactAAAAggtctttcttttttttattttccacTTTTCTACGTTAATATTGAAAAGATTGgtatgaaaattataaaaaaggtcaaatgataaatataaatttagtATTAACAACTACgttgtgaaaaaaaatactataatacataattggaaagaataaatagaaaataGCTTCATTaccattatatataatataacaatagtaggtatataaaaatgccAATCTCTTTAAACTGTGTTACTGAGgatgaattaaataaattggaCGAAGGAGGAGTTGATCCTGTTTTATATAAGGGCGatgaaattaaatttatatataataaactaAACTTAGGTAtaggaaaattatatatcttagaaaaaagaataatatgGGTTCCAAATAaagatgataataataaaaaagaaaaaattacagattttaaagatataacaacaaataacatatatttaaatcattatgaaaaaaataaaagtttttatatgcatattctAAATGAAGTAAGTAACATTACTATAGACTCATCAAGTATTGCCCTACATGCAATTACAtcagataaaaaaatatgggaTGAATCATGTGTATACATACAGTTAAATACAGAAATGAATGGTACTGATATGGATGAAGATGAAATGGATGTTTATACAAAAGATAAAAACAGTTTAGAAAATGAAGCCAATGATGActtagaaataaataattcagATGATGACGAAATGCTTAATCGTGAACCAATTACACCAGAAATATATCTCgtaggaaaaaataatttagtcAATGATACGATATTTAAACAAATGAGTAACATGGAAAACACATTTAATGGAGATCAAAGTGACGATGGGGAATGGGAAGAAAACGACGAAGATGAAGAGGATGACGAGGATGAAGagaatgaagaaaatgaagagAATAAACCATGCGAAGATGGATAATTATCCGTGCCATATACATGGAAAGGCACACAATAGTGCCTTATAAATttgcaaataaaattgtgatacataattttacccttttttaatgttaccatatttttgcattatatgcacatggtatatttttttgtaacaaCTTTCTGTTGTTATGCATATGTAtgcaaagaaaaaaaaattcgtGTATTATTTTGCATATTCAAGTTGCTTGAactattttgttaatttattttcccaaaactaaaatatttttttataaaattgtaaatataattaatgatAAGCAAAGTGGGTGTAAGGATATccatttttgtataaatagttttaatgaataatagtatttttttttgagaaAAGACATAAACATTTATGTAAAATCAAATATCACTAACTCATTGTTATGAGTAGTccttaaaagaaaaaaaatatgaataggAAAGGAAAAGTAAAGAAAAGTAAAGAAGAACGGTATTGGcaacataaaaataggaGGTAGCTAATACCAgagtattatataatacatatacatacacaTGTTTACTTGTATGCCcataaatttatgtttGTAAGCATACTGAATAAGCAACCtttaaattttacaaaattttcattttcaatcttatattaataattttggaaaggtgttatattttattgaatGGGTAgcttaaattatttttttttttttttttttttttttaatagctgtgtaaaaaataatttaaggTGAAGCGTCAAATGGGCTACATATTAGCAAAAACGATTTAggatgtaaaaataaaaacaaaataataataaaaaaataaattaatcaTTTGAGAAAAACACGAAATGGATATACcccaattttaataaactagtatttgaaaaataaaaaataatttcttaAAACTGAAATATTCTGAACagtcatataaaaattatgtcaAATGCTAAAATGGTAATATAGCtagaataatttttttttttttgtataaacaATATCACTAAATTAATAGGAGGTTTTACAAAAGCATCAAGTAATGCCAAAAGGAAGAAATAATGTAACTCCAGAATTGTGTAAACAGATGATGGTAGGTGTGCCCCTTTTGCTATTGTCGCAAGaatgaatatattgaaCAGAATAAAGtggaataataattataagaatggttttataaatagaataataaaaaaacaacattTTTCTAGCGGAGACATAAATTATGAAGTATTTGAAGGTGTAAActgttttaataaatttgaagaattagcaaataaaaaaattatatacaaaaaagaTTATAaagattatttaaaattatataaattatataagcctaataatacaaaattaagtatagataaaaataattattttaatttttcattatgcTGGGCAATTCATGGAGGGAAAACCATATGTGTGTGTAATAACAATTCAGacggaaataaaaaaataaaaatattcacaAACACAATAAACTCTTTAAGACAAAAATTAGAAcaggaaaataaaagagaTTGTAAAAATGGACAAAATTTAGACGATAAACTAGGGAATATAGTGACCTATCAAAAAGGAGGtctaaacaaaaaaagcAACAAAAACCTATGTAGGGatgaaaaggaaataaaaaaatggaaaggAAAAGTCAACTATgcaaaattaacaaaattatgggaactatttttatatcataaagaaaaaaataatattaaagaagagaaaacatatttcgaaattttaaaaaaattatttttaaaatatgaattttttgaaaaaaataaaaaaaatgattttcaattttttgaaaatatattaacttctctattattaaaatcaaatatatttataaatgtcttaaacaatttatattctatattttttaattcatttttatgttcATCCTCTTCTCGTATGTTACAGAATAGTACTACTATACAATcgataaataatattaccaATACTAGCAAAATCactttaaataaatttccTGCTaacattaataataatagtatgtGCAAAGCCAATGATATAAGTCTCTACAAATGTGcaaccaaaaaaaatatatataatgaaaatgatggaaataaaaaatggacaTCAAAAGACTCGAGCTTAAATGGGATAGAAcaaggaataaaaaatagtgcACAGTTTGACGATCTACAtataaaagatgaaaaagagaaaattcgacgatatatattaaattatatatttaatatgtattatgaaaaatatataggattaaaaaatttatataaaagttTTGATTTACAAGAgtcatataaattaaaatattgttcaaaggaaaataatttatttaaatttatttgtttagaaaatattgatattgaaaaaaaaaatattatattaattaaatgtacaaataaaaatggacatttattttttctagggattgttaaaaatgtaagaAAAGTAAATGATTTttgtgtattatatatggatataaaaaaatatcaggGTGATAATAAAGACATTGAGATtgttgaaaattataaagacgataataataatttaaaactATATGAAGAACAAGAAATAACTGaagaatattttgaatCATATTTTAGTCGGATTAAAGATAGAcaagaaaatttaaatgatgaaaatttagaaaaaataaaaaattcatcaATACTTcaacaaaataatgaaaaagagCTGATAACTTATGAAGGCATAACTTTATCAGTTCAACTAAACACAATAACTAATCgaattaaatattctattttaaatatttttgaaaaaaaaaaagagaatgaatatttaaataatgaagttactaaacttttattaaatgaCGAGATTCGTGTagacatacatacatattgTAATGATGAAGAGggaataatacaaaatcaaaaaaaaaaaaaaaaaaaaaatattttaaacaaCTCAATGAGCTATACTTCCTTAATTCATCAAGCTGTAAACAGATATTTAGAAagccaaaaaaaatatatgcaatcttacaacattttaaatgaagaattaataaaacaagatcaaataataaataaattatataaacaattaaaaaatagtcCACAagaatttacaaaaatatgtgaattttataaaaaatttgatatatatcaaaaaaaagtattaaaAGATATTTTAGTTGATAATGACAAACCAccaatacatataattcatggtaaaaacaaaaatagaCATAcatcacatttttttgaaatattaaaatgtcTATTGTGTGTGTGTAAAACATAGATAGATAGATAGATAGATAGATATGTTTTCTtcatgaaataataattttttttttatttttgtttgtaGGCGCACCAGGAAGTGGGAAAAGTGATCTTATTTCATTTctgatttatatattgaGTTTAGAAAAGAAgaacaatatatttgttgGGACATGTAAACATATATCtgtagaaaatataaaaaaaaaattaattaatttgaatttatgtttaaatAAGAATGATAAAGAGAAAGCACTTAAACATCAGAAATcggatatatatatagacaCAATATATCAagcatttaaaataaaagataaaaaaataaaacatttaatTATTGATGAAGCTTCAAGTTTATCCGAATATAATAGTTTAATctgtttaaatttaaatgctaattatatatatgcatttggTGATGATAAACAGCTAACATTTCACagtataataaatgaaaaaaaaagaaatgaaataaattattttagtatatttgaaaagttaaaacaatataaaaatataaaatgccACTATTTATTTACACAATATAGATTAATATTTCCaatatacttatttatatctttttatttttataataataaattaatagcttcgaaaaaaatagttgataattttgtaaaatcaAATCAgtctaattttttaaagctatttaaaaatagccAAATGGCACAAAACATGCAAAGCATGCAAAATATGCAGAAtcttcaaaataatttatgctCGTATTTCTCTATACCAATCTTATTTATTGACACACACACTGATCAATTCAATCATGAAGTTTTTgagcaaaaaataaatcagtcatatataaataggtTTGAAGCtttgattattttaagGCTTATACAAATCATATCTTTACCGAAGGCTAAACCAAATCTAGCTATCCTAACCCCATATATGAgccaaaaaaattacatacaaaaaattttacaaGAAGGGCTTTCAGAATATGAGCAAAATGGTGGCAATGAAAAAAGTGAGTCAaacttattaaatatgaattCTATGCCATTTGTCGAAGTTGAACATATTACACAATCAATtcaaagtgaaaaaaaaaacttttgttttattaattctAATGAGTCAACATTATATTCCAATgatgtaaatatttcaaacaAAGTCGGaactaatatatataatactttATTAGactattcaaaaaatggtATTCCAAATAAATTGTCTAACCTATTTAATATTCCcagaaaacaaaatgaagaacaatataataacttttataaaaatgttcatACTATTGATAGTTATCAAGGATGTGAAAGtgatttaattattataagtaCCGTAAgatcaaatgaaaattattctttaggttttttaaatgatgaaaaaagaatgaatgttttattaacacgtatgaaaaaaggaatta contains:
- a CDS encoding histone H3-like centromeric protein CSE4, putative yields the protein MARTKKSVTNHTPINTHTHMFNMLANNPMVNKSTHNQIGSKGTNINNKSNSGNMTQKGLNKSRIRRPHRYRPGVLALKEIRAYQATTQLLIPKIPFVRVVKEITKLYELPDSQFRYTPEALLALQTASEAYLVSLFEDAYLCSLHANRVTLMPKDIHLARRIRGRD